A DNA window from Setaria viridis chromosome 2, Setaria_viridis_v4.0, whole genome shotgun sequence contains the following coding sequences:
- the LOC117844481 gene encoding probable calcium-binding protein CML18, translated as MSTAKCIPPAAAAPSGRCLFPGKEHRTTLTAAEFKEWLKQFDADGDGRISRRELREAIRRRGAWFASVKAWRAVRRADRDRDGFVDDGEMEGLVEFAEKELGFLISKEPAATSSSARHNWKW; from the coding sequence ATGTCGACGGCCAAGTGCatcccgccggcggccgccgcgccgagcgGCAGGTGCCTGTTCCCCGGAAAGGAGCACCGAACCACGCTCACGGCGGCTGAGTTCAAGGAGTGGCTGAAGCAGttcgacgccgacggcgacgggcggatcAGCAGGCGGGAGCTCCGGGAGGCCATCCGCCGGCGGGGCGCGTGGTTCGCCAGCGTCAAGGCGTGGCGCGCCGTACGCCGCGCCGACAGGGACCGCGACGGCTTCGTGGACGACGGCGAGATGGAGGGCCTCGTCGAGTTCGCCGAGAAGGAGCTGGGGTTCCTCATATCCAAGGAACCGGCGGCCACGAGCTCCTCCGCTCGGCACAACTGGAAGTGGTGA